TCCAACGACCGTCGGCTCGGCGGCTGGCCGCCCAGCTCGTATCGTCTGCATCGATGTTGCGCTCGGCGAGGTTGCGGACGACCGCCTGCTCGAGAGGATCCCCGGACTCCCCCAGACGCGACCGTGTCAGACGCCGGCTGTGGGCCTCGCGCAGAACCTGGTCGCGTTCCGCGACGATCGGGACCATCCACCGCTCCACCCAGGTGACATCGGTCCCGGCAGCCTTGGCCACCGATGCGGGCGACCGCCCAGCCCGCAGCAGGGACTGGATCTCGGCCGGCGTGAGTTTGCTCTCGTGGACGGGCTGGTCCGGCGACGACGCGACGTCGGCCTCACGTCCGGCGTTCACCGTCTCGTCGCTGTCAGGCCCGGTCGCTGCCGGCTCTGCGGGTTCGTCCGCTGACGTCTCTTCTCGTGGCCGGCGGTCGATCCGAGGCGTCGCGCCCGGCCGCGACGACCCAGCCGTCCGGGTCGGCTCCCCGTCGCCGGATCCGGCTCCCTGGCGCAACCGACGGATCTCCTCGACGGTGAGGAACAGGTCGGCGTCGACGACCAGCCGGTACCGGCCATGGTGAGCATCGGGACGCACGTCGAGGACGAGATGTTGGAGGTCCGCGGTGTAGCCGATGAGGTGAACCTCGATCACGCTTGCCTCCGGACCCGCCCCACGCTCGGGCTCTGTCTCGTCGGGCCGCCGCAGCGGCGGACCCGACACCTCCATCGGGCGTCGGCCGACGCCCGCATCCTGCCCGCCGCGACGGAGCCGAGCAACTGTTTCCCGCGCCTGGAACCGGTTGTGCGACGGCGACCAAGGGTGTCACGGCGGACCGGTGCGGCTTTCAACCGGCCAGGGCGAGCAGCGGAGCGGTCCCGATCACGTCCGCCCGGAGCCGGCGGACACGGTCTGCGAGCTCCCGGTCGTCGGTGACGACGACGACCGGCTCGTCGGCGGCCAGCGACTCGACCAGTTCGACGATGGCATCGTCGGCGGTCCCCCCTGCCGTGAAGCGCACCCGGACCAGACGCGACCGCGACGTAGGCGCGTTGACGCCCGGATCCCCGTCGAAGACGACCGTGCACCGCACCTTCAGGCGGGCGACCAACGACTCGAGCTGGGTGGTCAACCACAGCCGCTGCTGCTCGAGCTCCAGGTGGCCGCGGTGTTGCAGGGAGACGTTGTACCCGTCGACGACCACCCTGCGGCCGGGGACCAGCAGCGCCTGCGCAGCGTCGACCGTGCCCGGGGCGATACCGGCGGGCAACCGGCTGGGGCGCCCGGACGCGGCCGGGCGCGCCCCCGACCGGAGCGACGAGCGGTAGTCGGCGATCTCCTCGCTGGCGCGTCGTTCGAGGGCCTCGCGTGCGCGCCGGTGCCGCCGTCGGCGTTGGAGGCGTTCTTCCTCCCGCCGGCGCAGCTTCCGTAGCTCATCGCGGAGCTGGGCCACTTGCGCGTCGGCCTGACGGCGGACCCGTTCGACCGCCTGGTGGCGCTCCTCGGCCGCCGCGGTCAGACGACGCTGCAGCGCCTCGATCGTCTCCTCGAGAGTGCGGACGTCGTCCTCGAGCTCCTGCACCCGCCCCTGTTCGACGCGCAGTCGCGCCTCGAGGCCTTCGGCGCGTCGGCGCGCATCGTCCCGCTGCTCGCGGAACTCGCGGGCGCGCGTGCGGAGGCGTTGATGGCGGTCTGGGCTGCCGGCATCAGCACGTTGGGGGTGGCGCGGTTGCGGCGCGGCGACCTCCACCTCGCCGCGCAGGATCGCGAGCACGGTGCCGCCGTCGGGGTCGTCGTCGAGCCGTGCGAGCGTCCCATGCCACAGCGCGCCACCGGTCGACAGGAAGCGACACAGATCCCGCCGGGACCGCCCGGACGCCAACCTGCTCGCCGGCAGCGCCCGCAGTTGCGCCATCCGCGGTGTGACCACGTTGTCGTCGAGCTGGTGCAGCGCAGCGCGGACGCTACGCAACAGCACCGCCCACTCGTCGGCGGGGAGCCGCTCGAGCAATTCCTCGTCCGGTGCCGGCACCGCGTCCTCGAGCCGCTCGTGCCCACCGGTCGCCACGCTCAGTTGGTGGAGATGACCACGCCCAGCTTCTGGAGCCGCTCCAGGAAGTCGGTCGGCTCCTCACCCTCGAGCGCAGCGATCGCGTCGATGTCGTCGTCACGGACGAACAGCAGATGCTCGGAAGTGCCCCGGCGGGTCTGGATGTAGGTGAGGTACTCCACCGCAGGTTCGATGCCGTCGGACGCGTCCCGCAGTCGTTCGACGTCGATGGCGTACCCACCCTTGCCGCGATCACGCACGGTGCCGGATCGAGGCCGGTCGCCGCTCTCCACGACGCCGTCGGGGCCCAGCGCCAATCGGCGCCGCCGCGCGGTCCTCGCCCAGATCGTCGCCGCTGCGCTCGCCACGACAGCGGTGACCGCACCGATGCGGATGGCCAGGTCACGACGGTCCATGCTGGCGACCGTACACGCCGCCGTCGCCAGCAACACGGTCTTCAGTGCTCGGTTCCGACCGCCCGGGCCGGAGCAGCCTCGACCACGACGGCGTCGTCGCGGCCGCACCAGCGACAGGTCACCGACTCCACACGACGGTCGAGAATCTCCTCCTCCTCGACCCGGCGGACACCGCCCAGGTCGAAGTGGTGGAAACGGCGGGTGCGGGCAGTCTCGACCACGTCGAAACGGGTGACGTTCCCGCACGACGCGCACCGGAACCGGTGCTCCGCATCCAGGCCCCACGCCAGGTCGCTCACCGCAGCATCACCTCGATCGGACCGAGCCGAACCAGGGTCCGGCGTCCATGGCGGGGAACTCCAGGTAACCGATCTCGAAGATCTCGCCGGTCTCGGCGACCACGTCGGCTGCTCCCTCCGCGAAGACGCGGAGCTGCTCGACGTCGATCCCGTTGTAGACGTCGGGGTACCCGGCCAGCTTCTCGGCGGCCTTGCGGAACAGCGCCACCGACCCGGGGACGTTGCCACGCTGATGGTGACAGCAGCCCACCGCGACCTGGATCACACCCTGCCAGAACAGCCGGTCCGTATCCGGGGCGGCGTTCCAGACGTCCTCCAGCACCTCATGCGCCTCGAAGAAGCGCTCCTCGTCCCACAGCTCGACCGCTTTGGCGAGTGCGTCCTCGATGTCGTCCGACGCGAAGTCCTCGACGGTCTCGGCCGGTTCGGCACCGCGAGGCAGCGGCCGGCCGAGCCGGTCGCGCGGGCGGGCGTTGGCGGGGCGGCCCTTCTCGTCGCGGTCCCGCTCGTAGCGGCGGACCTGGCGTCGTTGGTCGCTCACGGTTCCCCTGGGTCGTCTCCCCGCAGGGTACCGACCGCACCGGGATACCCTCCGCTGCATGCCTGAGCTGCCCGAGGTCGAGTCCGTCCGACGACAGTTGGCCCCCGAGCTGACGGGGCGCCAGGTCGTTGGCGTCGACCACGTGCCGCAGCGACGTTTCGTGAACCTGGATCGGCTGGCGGGACACATGGTCCTGGGTGTTCGCCGCCGCGGGAAGTTCCTGCTGTGCCCGCTCGACGATGGCCTGGAGCTCGTGGCGAACCTCGGCATGACAGGATCCCTGCACTTCGGACCGGCGGACGACTACGCCCGAGCCCAGCTCCTCCTCGACGACGGGCGCCAGCTCAACTACCGCGACCCGCGACGGTTCGGTCGCCTCGCGGTCGTGCCAGCGGGCGACTACACGTCGATCCCCACCCTGGCGATGCTTGGTCCCGAACCACTCACCGATGAGTTCCACCCCGACGGTTTCGCACGCGCGCTGGCGGCCACGACCGCCCCGGTGAAAGCGGTCCTCCTCGGCCAACGCGCAGTGGCCGGAGTGGGGAACATCTACGCCGACGAGGCGCTCTGGCGGGCCAAGATCCACCCGGCGAGCCGGCGCGTGGGGTGGCGCCGCGCCCTGATGCTGCACTCCGCGATCCGCGAGGTCCTATCCGAGTCGATCGAGCGGGAGGGCACCACCTTCCGCGACTACCGGATGGTCAACGGCGAGAGCGGACGCAACGCCGACTTCCTGCAGGTCTACGGACACGCGGGCAGGGCCTGCCAGCGGTGCGGGACCGAGCTGCGCCGCATCGTCGTGGCCCAGCGCGGCACGACCTACTGCGCGACGTGCCAGCGGCCGTGACGCGACGACCTCACGGCGGTGTCGGTCGGTGGTCATCCGCGTGGTGGTCGGGTCCGGGTGCCAGCGGTTCCGCACGGCGCGCCGCCAACTCCACCTCCCACTGAAGTGGCCACGCGTTGGGCAGGCAGCCGTTCAGTTCGGTGCTCTGCTGCGCCATCACGGCCGCGGGCGCACCCGGCCGTGGGCACTGCGGCTCCGCCGGATGATGCAGGTGCACGAGGTGGCCGACCTCGTGGTTGATCAGCATCATCCGGTAGGTCTCCAGGTCCCCGGTCCACTCCGGCGTGGCGGTCCGCCAGCGGTCGGCGTTCAACGCCACCACCGGGCCGTTCTGGCACGAGTACAGACCCCGTGTCCGGTACGGGTGGCACATGGCGTCGACCTGGTGACCTTCAGCGAGGACGATCAGGTAGGGGGCGGCGTCGTCGCGAACGAACCGCAATCCAGCGCGCTGCCAGCCCCTCGGGTCGGACAGGGTGGCGTCGACCACCGCGGCGAACCCCGCGGTCGCGGCGTCGTCGGTGCGCCGCTCGACCGCGTATCGGATCTCGATCTCGTCGAGGTCGTCAGCGCGTGGGGTGACCGGCTGCGCGGTCACGATCAGCGACGGGGCGGCCATGCCCCACGAGGGCTCGCCGATCGATCCGGGCGGCGCCCGCGCCGGGGCGGTCGATGAGCGGCGAACCGATGGGGGATCGGCTGGCGATGCTGCACCCGGTGAGCAGGCCACGAGCGCGATCTGTGCGGCCAGCACCGCCATTGCCACCAAGGCGTTACGGGCAGGCACGTCTCGCTGGATCCTCACTCGGTCGCGTGGTGACTCTCAGTAGCTTTTTCCTCACAGGCTGCACACCCGGACTGTGCGTTCAGCGCACGCATAATGCGGTGGACGCACGCTGACGCCGCCGACCGCCGGTGGATGAACGAACGACAGGAACACACACTGCCCGGTCCCCGTTTTGATGGATGCGTGCCCCAGACGTACGCCCGCGCGGCATCGGGGTTCCGAAAGACGGTTTCACACTGTTTCACACTAGGGAAGGTTGCCAGTTGTCGTCCACGCAAGCACTCGCCCGTCAACTCC
The sequence above is a segment of the Actinomycetota bacterium genome. Coding sequences within it:
- a CDS encoding NYN domain-containing protein — encoded protein: MATGGHERLEDAVPAPDEELLERLPADEWAVLLRSVRAALHQLDDNVVTPRMAQLRALPASRLASGRSRRDLCRFLSTGGALWHGTLARLDDDPDGGTVLAILRGEVEVAAPQPRHPQRADAGSPDRHQRLRTRAREFREQRDDARRRAEGLEARLRVEQGRVQELEDDVRTLEETIEALQRRLTAAAEERHQAVERVRRQADAQVAQLRDELRKLRRREEERLQRRRRHRRAREALERRASEEIADYRSSLRSGARPAASGRPSRLPAGIAPGTVDAAQALLVPGRRVVVDGYNVSLQHRGHLELEQQRLWLTTQLESLVARLKVRCTVVFDGDPGVNAPTSRSRLVRVRFTAGGTADDAIVELVESLAADEPVVVVTDDRELADRVRRLRADVIGTAPLLALAG
- a CDS encoding DUF309 domain-containing protein; the encoded protein is MQRRVSRCGRYPAGRRPRGTVSDQRRQVRRYERDRDEKGRPANARPRDRLGRPLPRGAEPAETVEDFASDDIEDALAKAVELWDEERFFEAHEVLEDVWNAAPDTDRLFWQGVIQVAVGCCHHQRGNVPGSVALFRKAAEKLAGYPDVYNGIDVEQLRVFAEGAADVVAETGEIFEIGYLEFPAMDAGPWFGSVRSR
- the mutM gene encoding bifunctional DNA-formamidopyrimidine glycosylase/DNA-(apurinic or apyrimidinic site) lyase — translated: MPELPEVESVRRQLAPELTGRQVVGVDHVPQRRFVNLDRLAGHMVLGVRRRGKFLLCPLDDGLELVANLGMTGSLHFGPADDYARAQLLLDDGRQLNYRDPRRFGRLAVVPAGDYTSIPTLAMLGPEPLTDEFHPDGFARALAATTAPVKAVLLGQRAVAGVGNIYADEALWRAKIHPASRRVGWRRALMLHSAIREVLSESIEREGTTFRDYRMVNGESGRNADFLQVYGHAGRACQRCGTELRRIVVAQRGTTYCATCQRP
- a CDS encoding DUF3152 domain-containing protein, whose protein sequence is MPARNALVAMAVLAAQIALVACSPGAASPADPPSVRRSSTAPARAPPGSIGEPSWGMAAPSLIVTAQPVTPRADDLDEIEIRYAVERRTDDAATAGFAAVVDATLSDPRGWQRAGLRFVRDDAAPYLIVLAEGHQVDAMCHPYRTRGLYSCQNGPVVALNADRWRTATPEWTGDLETYRMMLINHEVGHLVHLHHPAEPQCPRPGAPAAVMAQQSTELNGCLPNAWPLQWEVELAARRAEPLAPGPDHHADDHRPTPP
- a CDS encoding DUF3071 domain-containing protein, whose amino-acid sequence is MIEVHLIGYTADLQHLVLDVRPDAHHGRYRLVVDADLFLTVEEIRRLRQGAGSGDGEPTRTAGSSRPGATPRIDRRPREETSADEPAEPAATGPDSDETVNAGREADVASSPDQPVHESKLTPAEIQSLLRAGRSPASVAKAAGTDVTWVERWMVPIVAERDQVLREAHSRRLTRSRLGESGDPLEQAVVRNLAERNIDADDTSWAASRRADGRWTVSVRYRQRGRTRTASWWLDRDAGTLTASSPFARELGWTAPRTRGKASRSSRTSGKASAKPSNGRAASKAGGKGSAPSSRAKGASKAGGKGSATSSRAKGASKAGGKGSAPSSKAKGASKAGAKGSANSSRAKAASKAGAKGEASSRKARGK